In Oryzias melastigma strain HK-1 linkage group LG16, ASM292280v2, whole genome shotgun sequence, a single genomic region encodes these proteins:
- the mrpl32 gene encoding 39S ribosomal protein L32, mitochondrial isoform X1, with the protein MNLSSLIQSLRCSLLRIESRLLQASGLESYPAPALAVNGLSLPPPQLHPKIQLEEEQENQEHPSGLLDSIMWMAAPKKRRTIEINRTRRRAESKLIKVKNNIEPCLECGHLKQKHVLCGFCYAKVSRETGLIRQQINAMEGGPLRTPTVETVVLYEGETPSTQDKDKRIVERPRKRPAWFSY; encoded by the exons ATGAATCTATCCTCGTTAATACAGAGCCTTCGGTGCTCTTTGCTACGGATCGAAAGTAGATTATTGCAGGCGAGTGGACTCGAGTCGTACCCGG CCCCAGCGCTGGCAGTGAACGGCCTGAGCCTCCCTCCTCCTCAGCTCCACCCGAAGATCCAGCtggaagaggagcaggagaaccaGGAGCATCCCTCTGGCCTCCTGGACAGCATCATGTGGATGGCGGCCCCGAAGAAGAGGCGCACCATAGAGATCAACCGCACCAGGAGGAGAGCTGAAAGCAAACTCATAAAAGTGAAG AACAACATCGAGCCGTGTCTGGAGTGCGGCCACCTGAAGCAGAAGCACGTCCTGTGTGGGTTCTGCTACGCCAAAGTGAGCAGAGAGACCGGTCTGATTCGTCAGCAGATAAACGCCATGGAAGGCGGCCCGCTGAGGACCCCGACCGTGGAGACTGTGGTCCTGTATGAGGGGGAAACGCCAAGCACCCAGGATAAAGACAAGAGGATAGTGGAGAGACCCAGGAAGAGACCCGCCTGGTTCAGTTACTGA
- the mrpl32 gene encoding 39S ribosomal protein L32, mitochondrial isoform X2, which yields MSPPAMPTKEKTTAPALAVNGLSLPPPQLHPKIQLEEEQENQEHPSGLLDSIMWMAAPKKRRTIEINRTRRRAESKLIKVKNNIEPCLECGHLKQKHVLCGFCYAKVSRETGLIRQQINAMEGGPLRTPTVETVVLYEGETPSTQDKDKRIVERPRKRPAWFSY from the exons CCCCAGCGCTGGCAGTGAACGGCCTGAGCCTCCCTCCTCCTCAGCTCCACCCGAAGATCCAGCtggaagaggagcaggagaaccaGGAGCATCCCTCTGGCCTCCTGGACAGCATCATGTGGATGGCGGCCCCGAAGAAGAGGCGCACCATAGAGATCAACCGCACCAGGAGGAGAGCTGAAAGCAAACTCATAAAAGTGAAG AACAACATCGAGCCGTGTCTGGAGTGCGGCCACCTGAAGCAGAAGCACGTCCTGTGTGGGTTCTGCTACGCCAAAGTGAGCAGAGAGACCGGTCTGATTCGTCAGCAGATAAACGCCATGGAAGGCGGCCCGCTGAGGACCCCGACCGTGGAGACTGTGGTCCTGTATGAGGGGGAAACGCCAAGCACCCAGGATAAAGACAAGAGGATAGTGGAGAGACCCAGGAAGAGACCCGCCTGGTTCAGTTACTGA